In one window of Gemmatimonadota bacterium DNA:
- the alaS gene encoding alanine--tRNA ligase translates to MKAAQLRRLFLDYFVRQGHREVPSSSLLPADDPTLLFTNAGMNQFKRLFLGVEQRDYARAATCQKCVRAGGKHNDLEQVGHTTRHHTFFEMLGNFSFGDYFKRDAIRFAWEFVTSKDYLGIDPARLRVTVHHTDDEARGLWREVSGLPADRIYGLGDKDNFWQMGDTGPCGPCSEIYVDLRKPAAGARADVIGQEEFEVLAESGQMLEIWNLVFMQFDRSADGTLTPLPKPSVDTGAGLERIASVLQGEDSNFHTDLFMPLIQRVAQLVGKPYDRGPAGGSFRVLADHARAVTFLLADGVYPSNEGRGYVLRRILRRAVRHAWLLGRKEPTLAPLTELVVAEMGEAYPELRAKAAYVADVTRQEEERFLETIDGGLRRLEELVASGATHIPGAEAFKLYDTFGFPIDLTQILAGERGLSVDLAGFEQALAEQRARSREVRKAQQGAGAVAAGAEGAGLEVLSAAPSRFTGYAVTEAESRVLAYALAGDRLELVLEDNPFYAESGGQVGDTGTVTGEGWSLAVASVRKDPRGSVIGGTLTGEFVPGTVRAVVDRARRRDIERNHSATHLLHWSLRKHLGTHVRQQGSLVEPGRLRFDFSHHGPIEPAVLDSIEREVYEQVLENFPVETREMPYPDALTLGAMAFFSEKYGDRVRVVQMGPSIELCGGTHVRTTGQLGLFRVAGQGGVAAGVRRVEAITGPEAYQRVTAEEALLQQVAETLKAHPDQVLRKLEQAQQEREKLEARLAQLLKSGAQPAAQGESLEIGGVQVLIADTDSEDRDEVAALADRYREGKARAVLVLFSAAGRGAVHVALTDDLVKAGRKAGDLVNRIAAVSGGKGGGRPGLASAGAGDPARLGAARAAVPALVEAWLGA, encoded by the coding sequence ATGAAAGCCGCCCAGCTCCGCCGCCTGTTCCTCGACTACTTCGTCCGCCAGGGGCACCGCGAGGTGCCTTCTTCGTCGCTCCTGCCCGCCGACGACCCGACGCTGCTCTTCACCAACGCCGGGATGAACCAGTTCAAGCGCCTCTTCCTCGGGGTGGAGCAGCGGGACTACGCCCGCGCCGCCACCTGCCAGAAGTGCGTGCGCGCCGGCGGCAAGCACAACGACCTGGAGCAGGTGGGCCACACCACGCGGCACCACACCTTCTTCGAGATGCTGGGGAACTTCTCCTTCGGCGACTACTTCAAGCGCGACGCCATCCGCTTCGCGTGGGAGTTCGTCACCAGCAAGGACTACCTCGGCATCGATCCCGCGCGGCTCCGGGTGACGGTGCACCACACCGACGACGAGGCCCGGGGGCTGTGGCGCGAGGTCTCCGGCCTCCCCGCCGACCGGATCTACGGCCTCGGCGACAAGGACAACTTCTGGCAGATGGGCGACACCGGGCCCTGCGGCCCGTGCAGCGAGATCTACGTCGACCTCCGGAAGCCGGCGGCCGGCGCCCGGGCCGACGTGATCGGCCAGGAGGAGTTCGAGGTGCTGGCGGAGTCGGGCCAGATGCTCGAGATCTGGAACCTGGTGTTCATGCAGTTCGATCGCTCCGCCGACGGCACCCTCACGCCGCTGCCCAAGCCCTCCGTCGACACCGGGGCCGGGCTGGAGCGCATCGCGAGCGTGCTGCAGGGGGAGGACTCGAACTTCCACACCGACCTGTTCATGCCGCTCATCCAGCGGGTGGCGCAGCTGGTCGGCAAGCCGTACGACCGGGGCCCCGCCGGCGGCTCGTTCCGGGTCCTCGCCGACCACGCCCGCGCGGTGACCTTCCTGCTCGCCGACGGCGTCTACCCCAGCAACGAGGGGCGCGGCTACGTGCTGCGCCGCATCCTCCGGCGGGCGGTGCGCCACGCCTGGCTGCTGGGACGGAAGGAGCCCACCCTCGCGCCGCTCACCGAGCTGGTGGTGGCCGAGATGGGCGAGGCGTATCCCGAGCTGCGGGCCAAGGCGGCCTACGTGGCCGACGTCACCCGCCAGGAAGAGGAGCGCTTCCTGGAGACGATCGACGGCGGGCTCCGGCGGCTGGAGGAGCTGGTGGCCTCGGGCGCCACCCACATCCCGGGCGCGGAGGCCTTCAAGCTGTACGACACCTTCGGCTTCCCGATCGACCTCACCCAGATCCTGGCGGGGGAGCGCGGCCTCAGCGTGGACCTGGCGGGCTTCGAGCAGGCGCTGGCCGAGCAGCGGGCGCGGTCGCGCGAGGTGCGCAAGGCGCAGCAGGGCGCCGGCGCGGTGGCCGCCGGGGCGGAGGGGGCGGGGCTCGAGGTGCTCAGCGCGGCGCCCTCGCGCTTCACCGGCTACGCGGTGACCGAGGCGGAGTCGCGGGTGCTGGCCTACGCGCTGGCCGGCGACCGGCTGGAGCTGGTCCTCGAGGACAATCCCTTCTACGCCGAGTCGGGCGGCCAGGTGGGTGACACCGGCACGGTCACGGGGGAGGGGTGGTCGCTGGCGGTGGCCTCGGTGCGCAAGGATCCGCGCGGTTCGGTCATCGGCGGCACCCTGACCGGCGAGTTCGTGCCGGGCACGGTGCGGGCCGTGGTGGACCGGGCCCGCCGGCGCGACATCGAGCGCAACCACAGCGCCACCCACCTGCTGCACTGGTCGCTCCGGAAGCACCTGGGGACCCACGTGCGGCAGCAGGGCTCCCTGGTGGAGCCGGGGCGGCTCCGCTTCGACTTCTCGCATCACGGCCCCATCGAGCCGGCGGTGCTCGACAGCATCGAGCGCGAGGTCTACGAGCAGGTGCTGGAGAACTTCCCGGTGGAGACCCGGGAGATGCCGTACCCCGACGCCCTCACGCTCGGCGCCATGGCGTTCTTCTCGGAGAAATACGGCGACCGGGTGCGGGTGGTGCAGATGGGACCGTCGATCGAGCTGTGCGGCGGCACCCATGTGCGCACCACCGGCCAGCTGGGGCTGTTCCGGGTGGCGGGGCAGGGGGGCGTGGCGGCGGGGGTCCGCCGGGTGGAGGCGATCACCGGCCCCGAGGCCTACCAGCGCGTCACCGCCGAGGAGGCGCTGCTGCAGCAGGTGGCAGAGACGCTCAAGGCGCACCCGGACCAGGTGCTGCGGAAGCTGGAACAGGCGCAGCAGGAACGGGAGAAGCTCGAGGCGCGGCTGGCGCAGCTGCTCAAGTCGGGCGCGCAGCCGGCGGCGCAGGGCGAGTCGCTCGAGATCGGGGGGGTGCAGGTGCTGATCGCCGACACCGACAGCGAGGACCGGGACGAGGTGGCCGCCCTGGCCGACCGCTACCGCGAGGGCAAGGCGCGGGCGGTGCTGGTGCTCTTCTCCGCCGCGGGCCGCGGCGCGGTGCACGTGGCGCTCACCGACGACCTGGTCAAGGCGGGGCGCAAGGCGGGCGACCTGGTCAACCGCATCGCCGCGGTGAGCGGGGGCAAGGGGGGCGGCCGTCCCGGCCTCGCGTCGGCGGGGGCCGGCGACCCGGCCAGGCTGGGTGCCGCGCGCGCGGCGGTGCCGGCGCTGGTCGAGGCGTGGCTCGGCGCATGA
- the recA gene encoding recombinase RecA encodes MAAEETKLDAERRKALTLAISQIEKQLGKGSIMRMGSENPRVKVAAIPTGAINLDAAIGIGGVPRGRITEIYGPESSGKTTLCLHLVANVQKAGGVAAFVDAEHALDIEYAKKLGVDIENLLVSQPDTGEQALEIVEILVRSGAVDIVVIDSVAALVPKAEIEGEMGDSHMGLQARLMSQALRKLAGAINRSHCAVVFINQLREKIGVMFGNPETTTGGKALKFYASLRLDIRRVGPVKERENVIGNHVRVKVVKNKVAPPFKQAEFDVMFDEGISHCSLVVDIAAEANIIQKSGAWYSYGDQRIGQGRENAKLFLKDNPALLTEIEAKVKDFLGMKGAAVVGAGADDEE; translated from the coding sequence ATGGCTGCCGAAGAGACCAAGCTCGATGCGGAGCGGCGCAAGGCGCTGACCCTGGCGATCTCCCAGATCGAGAAGCAGCTGGGCAAGGGCTCCATCATGCGGATGGGGTCGGAGAATCCCCGGGTGAAGGTGGCGGCGATTCCCACCGGCGCCATCAACCTCGACGCCGCGATCGGCATCGGCGGGGTGCCGCGGGGCCGGATCACCGAGATCTACGGGCCGGAGTCGTCCGGCAAGACCACGCTCTGCCTCCACCTGGTGGCCAACGTGCAGAAGGCGGGCGGGGTGGCGGCCTTCGTGGACGCGGAGCACGCGCTGGACATCGAGTACGCCAAGAAGCTCGGCGTGGACATCGAGAACCTGCTGGTGTCGCAGCCGGACACCGGGGAGCAGGCGCTCGAGATCGTGGAGATCCTGGTGCGGTCCGGCGCGGTGGACATCGTGGTGATCGACTCGGTGGCGGCGCTGGTGCCCAAGGCCGAGATCGAGGGCGAGATGGGCGACAGCCACATGGGGCTGCAGGCCCGGCTGATGAGCCAGGCGCTGCGCAAGCTGGCCGGGGCCATCAACCGGTCGCACTGCGCGGTGGTGTTCATCAACCAGCTGCGCGAGAAGATCGGGGTGATGTTCGGCAACCCCGAGACCACCACCGGCGGCAAGGCGCTCAAGTTCTACGCCTCGCTGCGCCTCGACATCCGCCGGGTGGGGCCGGTCAAGGAGCGGGAGAACGTGATCGGCAACCACGTGCGGGTGAAGGTGGTGAAGAACAAGGTGGCGCCGCCGTTCAAGCAGGCGGAGTTCGACGTCATGTTCGACGAGGGGATCAGCCACTGCTCGCTGGTGGTGGACATCGCCGCCGAGGCGAACATCATCCAGAAGTCGGGGGCGTGGTACTCCTACGGCGACCAGCGCATCGGGCAGGGGCGCGAGAACGCCAAGCTGTTCCTCAAGGACAACCCGGCGCTCCTCACCGAGATCGAGGCCAAGGTGAAGGACTTCCTGGGCATGAAGGGCGCCGCCGTGGTCGGGGCGGGCGCCGACGACGAGGAGTAG
- a CDS encoding regulatory protein RecX — MARITGLEPDPRRPGAVRVLVDGRPFCTVHEGVATAGLRVGGDWDDSQQALVGQAADEEAAWRAALRSLEFRSFAVAELRRRLRLKGHPPAAVDYAVGRAQGAGLLDDAAYARLYVASRAARGRGPSRIRRDLQALGVGRELIEAALTEQWPDQDDALGIARELAERRLRQLAALPPETRRRRVLAYLARRGFTGSRVSDIVARALRGKS, encoded by the coding sequence ATGGCACGCATCACCGGGCTCGAGCCCGACCCGCGCCGCCCCGGCGCGGTCCGGGTCCTGGTCGACGGCCGCCCCTTCTGCACGGTGCACGAGGGGGTGGCCACGGCCGGGCTGCGGGTGGGCGGGGACTGGGATGATTCACAGCAGGCGCTGGTGGGCCAGGCGGCCGACGAGGAGGCGGCGTGGCGGGCGGCGCTCCGCTCCCTCGAGTTCCGCAGCTTCGCGGTGGCCGAGCTGCGGCGGCGGCTGCGGCTCAAGGGCCATCCCCCCGCGGCGGTGGACTACGCCGTGGGCCGCGCCCAGGGCGCCGGGCTGCTCGACGACGCCGCCTACGCCCGGTTGTACGTCGCCTCCCGGGCGGCGCGGGGCCGCGGGCCCTCCCGGATCCGCCGCGACCTGCAGGCGCTGGGCGTCGGCCGGGAGCTGATCGAGGCGGCCCTGACCGAGCAGTGGCCCGACCAGGACGACGCCCTGGGCATCGCCCGGGAGCTGGCCGAGCGCCGCCTGCGGCAGCTGGCGGCCCTCCCGCCCGAGACCCGCCGCCGGCGGGTGCTGGCCTACCTGGCCCGCCGCGGCTTCACCGGCAGCCGGGTCAGCGACATCGTGGCCCGGGCGCTGCGCGGTAAGTCCTGA